Below is a genomic region from Polyodon spathula isolate WHYD16114869_AA chromosome 26, ASM1765450v1, whole genome shotgun sequence.
GTTTCTTGAAAAGGCAAgcagtatgcatgtatttatccATGACCAATTAGGCAAACTGAAATGATATATTGCACTGTATGCGGTGAACCCTTTTAGGGCTGAATTCTACAGTAGGTGGTagaaagtaattaaaaaactaaaagctgTCTATGGATTATTGGGTTTGAAAAATACTGCTCTGTGTTGTTACTGGAAAAGCCACTGAGACGGGCAAGACTGGCATTTTTATTTATGCTGTAATAAAACTCAAATTTACAGTCCGTCTTACTCTTACTCATAGATCCCAATTGGTACAGATGGATCTCATGAAATGTTTTGgcgtgaaaaagaaaaaaaaacaaagttttggcACAGGGAAGCGGCTTCAATTCCAGAAACTGGCACCCATCAACAGCTTTACATAGTCAAGGGGTTTAagtcttatttttattatgcatgtACAAAACAATGACAGATTCCAAGTCTCCCTACAGGAAGTTTTTGTTACCTGATCTCCATTCCAGTTATTGCAATACAGAATAATGTGGTTGTGTAATTGTGTACAAGCTGAATCAGAAATACCTTCTCCAATGTAGTTTTATcttgcatattaaaaataataataataataaaaaaaaaaaaaaaaaaacacttgcacacCACAGAGTGACAGACATGATAGGAGAACCTAAACACATGCATGCTGTACTCGGGATTGTGCATGGCCTTGTTTCATGGCCTACAAAAGTCCCACAAGCCTAGACTGGACATTCAAAGTGCTCTCTTCCTAAACAAAACTTTGTGGAAAAATCTGCTGTGAAAATTTTTGACAAATTTAATGCAACCATTTATTCTTACCCAcaaattttaaaagataaataaataaataataaaaacaaattaatattgacTCCACCTGTGATACAAGTAAACAACAATGCAAATGGACACATTCCATGACAGTCAGGTTTTTTGGGGAGTGGGGCGGATTAATTAgcatcaacataaaaaaaacccctttccttttaaaggaaaaacaactCCACTAAGCACTATCCACTATCTCCCTTTACCTAGCagcggcaaaaaaaaaaaaaaaaacagccgggTGGAACCGATAAGAAATACTTTGATGGAAAACTCAGGGAAAGgaattttaattgaaacaatatAAACCTACTTAGTGCTGAGTGATTTACGCAAGAGGAGCACAATTAATAATACCTGAGGTCTTGGCTATTGCAAACCATAGTAAATGAGCAGGTACACACGACTCACAGTGTGCACCTGAAGCTGTCTGGGGCTGGTTACTTGGTGGAAGCATTGAAGATTGGAATCTGGGTTCTTGTTGTAGGGTAATATTTGGTAAAACAAACAAGTCTATCGATCTTAAAGCTGCATCTTATAGGAACAAGGATCTTTCCAGTTTACTCTTTATTATAATTTCCTTTCTCCACCTGGGGGCTTCTCTTCACTCAAGTACACAGGCCTTTATTATTGATTAAAACTCCAAGGGAATGTACACTTCCACACTCCCAAACTAACAGCTTGATCTCTTTCGACAATACCTCCATTAGGCACATACCTGCAATTACTGTCACCTAGCAACTGGTTAGAAATCTGAACAAGATTTAATTCAATCTTAAAAGCTGCTGGCACTGGTCTCCAATTACATTGCAAATTCACAATTAAATGTGCAATTTACAAAAAGTACCATTTGTAACTGGAGACACTTGAGGTAATGTGTAATGAAAAGGTTAATATAATATTGTACCATGCTTCCTGCAAAATGGCTTCAGCATGGGTCTGCATGAGGTACTTCAAATCTGGTGACCAGTTGTACCTTAGTTTGTCATGCCAAGAATTTCTGGAGCATTCCTGGCACAACAAACTAGGTATAACTAACTGGTCACCATGGAAACTGACAGCTGAAACAATGAGAGCAATCAAAGTCTCATCAAATAGCAtcttatattgtacaatattttaaaaataaataacaaaacagggcacccAGAATGATTCCATGTGTGACACAAATGCAGCTACAACCCAGTGATGGCATTAGAAGCTGTCCAGACTCCATGAAGCTGTGGCACCAAATTCATGTTTCTTGAATGCAGTTTGGTGTCTTTGCCAAACAAGGGACTTTCATAGAAACAGTactggttcaattaagggtcCGCTGATTTCACAACAGCCACAAGCAAAACACGGATTACTGAAATTAAattacataatacaaaaacagggAATTTGGCAGgtgaataaatatgtatttctgagGCCAGGTTCCAAACGCTATTACAGCCATAGAATCAGTGAAGTCAAGAGTTTTAAGGTTCGTGCCGAGTATACGTTTATGACTGGAAATGTTTTAGTGCAacattttctgtaaaaacaatagaaaaatagATCCAGTAATGCATTGTAAATCTTGTTGTGAGACCCTAATCTAAATGTTAACAGCCATGTTGCCGTAATTGCTAAAGTGGGACACCAGATAAGGGAGATTCCTAGAAAATTATGTTTGGAAGTCTTCCTGTGGCGCCAAGCTAATAAAAGCAACCTAGGAGAACAATATAGCACTATCACACATTTAACCAAAATACGCTGCAGAAAACTATCCAGTGACTGTTTGAGCTCACTTTGTACAAGATACTAGCAAGAGGCGATTTTATCAGTTCCCCCACAATCAAGCAGCGATGTGTTTTTTCACTTGACAGCTGCAGATACAGACATTACAATGGTTAGGTTTCCATACCTGTGACTTAGTTTCAATTCCTATGACAGCCCCTGGACTACACAGTTGCTCTTGCCATAGGCATATGGAGTAGATGTCATGCAGAATTATAGACCTAAATTACTCTTCCAGTAAAATGGCTCATTACagtaaatgcctgctggttttctaTAAGTATTTATTGtacagaaatgttattttataaaaaaaaaaaaaagcatgcaatcTCAAGATTCCTGACAATGCCGTCTTGCATTTAGCAGGACCTCAGGATCCCCCATCCCAAGACACAAGTGTCAGGGATGAAATACTCTGTGAAAAGACGTGGACAGTCATCTCCACTCAAGCGTCTTAACATAAACTAGACATGAAGCGTTATGATTTTACACAAGAGAGTCCCTTCAGCTTCGCATATTTCAGATAACAGAgttgccaatatttttttttcttcctctggaTATTATAAATTGCACTCCATATAAGCCGGTGGCTGTGGTCCAAAAATAACATTCCGCAGCTGAGGAGGGCTGTCATCCGGCCTGCTGCATGTGTGCTGCTTCACTCTTAACAAGGAGATGGCCATCGTGTCCAGGCTTGCAGGGGCTGTGAGGTATGACAGCCAGGGGGACTGAGAGATGCAGGCAGTACGCGcgcaaacccacacacacacacacacacacttctgagGCCCTGACATATGTTTGAGAAATTGCAATCAATATAGGCACAattcatgtattgtttttttttttttcaaaaagaaccAGTGTAAAGGAGTTAGCATATTAAAAGATTTACTCTTCCACAGTTGTATAGTCATTAAGAAGCAAAGCGAGGTCCTGAAAGGGGTTCTTTGTCATTTCTGAATTCATTTTTGAGTCAAACGGATTATTTTGCAAGTAAGGGGACGTTTATTAATATGTATGTGttataaatgcattcattaaagtaTTAATTCAAGCCAATGTGCATAGCTTCCcagatatttactgtacattatgcCAAAAGCACACTTTAACTTTTTTTCCTACACGTTTTGCAACATAACCCTTTGAAATATATTGTGAAGAATGTGTACTGGCGTGTAAGAAAAAAGCTTTCTTGTTTGCAGTTTGTGTGGTCTGTATTAATAATGAATCACTGTATTACACAAGAGGGTATTTTAAATTCATTCATGGTTGTTTTCTCAACTAGAACCAGtggtagggtgaccagattttcaaagctcaaaaaaagtacacattgttaaataatttataagactaattaaaccatttaaagataggctatttaatggttatttaaaataTCCATCCTTTCACTTGATattcaagtttttctttttttaagcagctatttatttagtgtttattattattattattattattattattattattattattattattattattattatcatctctgTAGAGcgtggtttaaaaaaacacatttcctttcTGGCATTTTTCTTGGTCTAAATcccaccagaactgaacagctacaaaattatTGTATTACACATAATTGCATATTCATACTGAATATAAAGTACATGAAAATGCATGGTacactgaggaataagcatgCATGGTTGTGTTAAtcgctttataaaaataatgttcttgattaccctagtggctttttttttacttttattttgttatcactGCAGGTGCTATAAACTAAGTTATATAGGAAGcggttgtttacattattttctcAAAAAGTATTTCGACTGTGTCACCCTACAGGACGTTGATGAAAACCGGGACTTTAagattttttgaaaaatgtcacGACACTGGAACCTTTGATGGATAACCAGGACCGTCCCGACTAAACCAggatgtctggtcaccctaaCAAGTAAAGACTTCCTTGCACGAAGGGCTGAGCGAAAAAGAAATCTGACAATGTGTAAACTAAACCACTTTTCTTCCGAAACTTAACTTCAAATGACTGATTCAGGACAAGACAGGTTGTTAATAAGTAGCTATGAAGCaggtttagaaaacaaaatcattacaagttcatgGAGTTCAAACTGTCCCAGTTTCTCCCATTTCCTTCAAGCTCAATGCTTAGTACTGTGTCTTTACTTACAGTCCCCAAAACACTTAGTACCTCAtcatctgaatttaaaaaatacaattcctaCCTTCCAGCTTCTTCATTCTCTGGTCAGCCTCCCTCTGACCTGGTGGCTCCTCCCTTTCCTGCTTGTTTCCATGGTATTTGTTCTCCCTTGGCTTGGGTCCTCCTGTGCTGTCAGCTCGAGAAAACGAGGCAATTCTCTGAAGTATGGAGCCTACACTGTCCTTCTGCGGAGGGGGCCCCTGGGCAGGCTCCTCGCTGATCTGGGTTTTCTGGGTAACCTTGCCCTGAGCAGTTGAGGGCTGAGCTACTGGGGAGAGCTGCACAACTTGGGGCTGTGAGACGAGACGGAACTGGGGTGTCTGGGGCGGTGAAAGGGGGACAGGAGACTCACTGACACTGGGGACTGGGAAGCGCCCTGGAGGGGGCATGGAGCCGGCTTTGGCTGTTTTGCTGTGTATCCCTGCTGCTACAGTGTCCAAGCTGCTGGTGGAGACTGCAGGGCTGGCTGAGCTGGTGGGGCTGCTCAACTTGAGGTGGGATCTAGGGGCTGGCTTAGGGAAAGCCTCTTTTGGAGCTTCTTGAGGTTTGGCCACCAGGTTATCAAGATCCAGAGGAAATTTGTTCAATTTTGTGGGATCCTTTGGTTTGGGAGACTGGGTACCGGAAGTGAAAGAGGGCTCCCTTCGAAGAGGCCCGGAGTTCTGCCTGAGAGAGGCAGCATTCCAAGTGGGACCAGAGCTGCGGTACCCCAAGCTTGGTGATCTGGCATTTCCAGCCCCTCGACTTTCAGTGATGCGGAGATCCAGAGAAGGCATTGAACCGTGGTTCACCCTCATGGGCTCTGCGGGCAAGGCAAGAGGTGGCTCTACTTCAGAATGGAACATATTGCCATGGGAGGAGAACTtctgcagtgctgggctgcagatGCGCTGGGGTTTGAAGTCGCTCATCCCCATTGGGCTTTGGGGAGGGCTTGCGCAGGAGCTTTGGGGAGGGCTTGCGCAGGAGCTGAGTTTGGAGGATGCCTGGTATTCCAGGCTGGAGGTGGAGCTATGGAGGCTGTCATTGTCGCTTCCCGGCCCACAGGACGAGGAGAAGCCGTTGGGGTTAAACTTGGTCTGGAAGGAGGAGACCCGAGTGATGCTAGTGCCAGTGTTACCATTAGTTTTGGCTATGGCCATGGAACCTCGGTTGAAGGAAAGGCTGGATACCATTTTGTTCTTCATGACTGGGCTGGGGGCCAGGCTAGAGCTGATACTGATCCTTGACTGGTAAGTGGGCTGGACATGGGCGGTAGGTCCTCTGCCCTCATTGGTTTTGGACAGGATAAGGCTGCTGGCTGAGGGGCTGAAGGAAGAGTTGAGGGTAGAGGTGGAAGAAAATGTAGGGACATCGTCCACATTGTCAATGTCGAAGGATCTCTTCAATGCTGTGGcgagaaataaaaacataaatattcgTACTGCTCAGCAATGTGGCCAAGTTGATAAATCAAGACCAAAAAGTAGACAGTGTCCTGCCAATATTGATGGGCTGGAAGTCTGGGCCGATTAACACAAACCAACTCAAGTCTTATCAAGGCCAAGTTTTATTTGTAGACAATTTACTTAAGCTctcaaattatttatatattagattatagaaattcaataaacaaacatttttcacACTGCCTACTTACATTTTGTAATTCAAAACACATCATGATATAAAACAGCCATTAGGCCATAAAAGCATGTCCATATGAAGTCTTGGATGCATTTATATTCCAGCTTATACCCCCATATTGATGCTGTTTTCAGCCaacacacaatttatttttcGGTACTGATATGTTCCACGTGTTGGTTCCTAACTCCTGGAATTGTCAGACTTCCCATAATTTTATGTTAAGAAAATGGCTATATTACTGTATGGCATATTCTGGACAAACCACTTAGCTCCAAGTAAATACACTAGCACTTATTTAAATACTTTCCAGCCATGAAAATGTTTACTGTCCCAGTTCTGGGCTTCCAAAGCAAACAGAAGTCTATCAGGGTTCAAATTAGTGGCCCGCAGGTAAGTGGATTATTGGCAGAATAATGTCCATATCTATTAACACTGGTGTGAATGCATtccttggagaaaaaaaaaaaacacaacatgtaggATGATTCTTGAGTTTTGTTAACATGCACAGGACAGGGACAATCTTTACACCACCCCTCCGAACTAAATCAGGATCAGACTTTATTTGCTCCACTTACGACTTTCGTCATAAGGGCACACAGTATGTGCAAAGCAATAAGCTTCAAGCTTTCTCATACAGCATTCTACAGATATCCTGAGAAACCATCACTCATAAACAGCTACCAAAGAGCCACACATGAACAGGCTTTGAACTGTACCGGATCAATGGCATTCAGCCTGGGAAgcaaaaactgaatttaaaacatgtttatagtGGCAGTAATCATTTTGGAAgtctttcaaagtatttttttaaataaattgcacagTTTCAGAAGACTGTATTGCAAAGGTCCCTTCTATAACACTTGTTTAGCTTGAACGATAGCAAACTTATTGACGACTTTACAATGGAGCAGTAGAAAATAAAACCCATTCCTAATACATTGCATTCCCGAAGGATGCCAATCCAACAAGTGATTTTACATGTAACTTGTGAAGGTTTagcatttttccatttttaaagttCCTTTCTTGAGACAAACAGATGGAAAATGGATAGAAAAGCCAAGCTTCAGTGCAGTGTTCCTCAGAACAGTGTCCGAAGTTAAGCAGCAATTATACTTCTAACTTTTTGATCTTCCTTTGATGTTTGCATGACATCACTCACAAACACATGTGCTTTGTGTCTAGAAACAGGTTATAAAAGCTcagaataacaatacaaaatacataaatcagtAGCTTCCTTGAGGCATCTCTGCAACACCTGCGTTTGCTTGTTGTGTTTGAGCAAATGGTTTTCTGCTCTTGTAGAAACTCTGTACAACTGGCATGGGCAATGATTTCCACTTTGTAAGGGTACTGtatgttttctatattaaaaaaaaaaaaaaaaaaaaaacaagcctacATACTGATTTAAGGTATCAGTGGAATACCACCAAAGGGACTAACTAAAAGAGGGAGCTCTTCAGGTTGTCTCCAAATTGAAAGGGACCGATAGACGGTGATATTAATGACGACCTAATAAAAAACACCCAACGCTAAAGTCAAACACAACTTCTAAAACTACAAGCATGTGTGTGAGTGCACAAGTACTGCTgccgcgtgtgtgtgtgtgcatgtgtatatgtttCATAACATACGGCATAGATTTTCAGAGCCACAAGTTAAGTGCTTGCAGGGAAAGGATTTTTGGGGACAGTGCGGTAGACTTGAAAAAACTTGGAATGAGAGTGTGCCTAGGCCAAAGACCCATGGAATGCAAGTCATGACCACAAGCTGTGTGTTTAAAGCCAGAGGTGAACAAAACTAAAGGCAGGGTCCAGCTGTTTGCAAGGCTCAGCATGGtgatggggagaagcaggaaaggaGATGGTAATCCCAGCACTGCTGCTGCCCCAAGGCACTTGGAGAAGAAGGAGGCCTATTGTTCTCTGCCAGTTGACTTGAGAGAGGGGGGCGGTGAGTGGGAGTTGGGGCTGGCACTGGAAGAGAGGAATACAGTTCATTTATACTACAAAAAGTTTAACTATCAAAAACTTGTTAAAAGGTTTTTGTGAGATAATTTGGTGCGTAGCAAACCTTTCCTAAGCAACGGACTCCAAACAGAAGTCTAGTTTAATCTTACCTTTATCAACTAAGATCTTCTAGCAGGAAATAGAAAGATCCAAAAAACAATTCCATGTTCATGACCAAGTCAAGTATTTACTATCCTGCTCTTTCAAATTGGACCATGTTAGAACAACACGCACcctatcattttaaaaagccatagATTGCAGTATACTtcatctgtaaaatgtatttcacagTGTTACTGCATTACCTGGTATTcctgaatgcattttttaaacggTAGCAAGGAAAAGTCTTTGTCTGTTAAGTCAGCTAGATTGTTTCCAAATACTTTGTACAAAGTTTATTGACATTTCCTAGTTAGGATTAACTGCAGTTACATAACAAATTATGTCTCAGCCACCGTGCTTTGTGATCCTTTTCATGACTTCCTTCTGATCCCTACCAGCCAGAGggttttagaaaataaacccttgtCTACATTATTTTTATAGATCCTACTGAACTGTCACAGTGAGGTTGTAATTGTTATTGGTCCACATCCTGTAATGTATAGGACTGTGTGCGGTAGTCTAGTCTTGTCATGTCACAGAAAGAAACTGTTGAAAGTACAATGATGGATCTCAAGATGTTTTCCATCAAACAACAGACAAATGTGCAGACAGaatctaattattattaaaaggtaTGATAACTACCTTATTCGCAAAACTTGAAAGCGAATAATGCAAGTTGCAGTATTTAAATACTGGTCGATATGGTGACAAAATGAAGCACATTCTAGTCCAAAAACACACACTCATGACTTACTGCGTGACAGAGAAATCAAAGGGAAAAGCTGACTAAAAACTCAATGTGAAGACATTAAAATCATTCAGCAAACCccacacatctgtaaatgtttattttatggtctggaatgtactgtatgtctttgcTGAATCAATAACGACAGCCGTTTTTCCTATGCCTCGTCCATTCCTGAGAGCCACTCAGCTACACTGGAATGCTGGAAAAATAATCAATACAAACaagaaaaccaaagaaaaagAGCATCCTGAAAATCCATGAGGCAGCTTATGAAATTATCTGCACATAACACACAACTTAACCCATTATATTCAAAACTGGGAAGCATTAATACACAATGTATCCTATTACTGTTCCAGTGAGTTTGCTGGTACACAAGATTCCCCATTACTGAATTTATTTGGTATACAGGATAACATTAACTGTATCCCAGGACTTGTCCCTGGAGTCCAGACAGCTTTAAAGCTGCAATAACAAGCTTCCCTCACAAGTTACACTGGCTGCAACATCAGTCACAGAAGACATCAGGTCTACAATAAATGACTGGAAGACTTGTATTTTTCAGTTGATAAAACCCCTCGACAAACAgttctttaaaacacaattatCTGAATCAAGTCTCTCAGCACAACCCCATCACTGTACTTCACACAGAGgtgtttattatttcttcttcttcttcttcttcttctactaCAAGCCTCAATCAACATACACAGCACAATATTAGGACAGGAAAGGAAGAACACAGCTCAGGAGCTTCTCAAGGCCCTTGTTTGATTTATATTTCCACCCAATGGAGGAAAATCCACTGTAAACAATTTCCTTCATCTCTATCCCTGACCGTAAGTAGAGATTCTTCTTCCCCAAACAAAGAGCCAAttgacaggggggggggggggtgggttgcaGTGGAGGGTCAAGTTACTCCAGCCTCCTTCTTGACCCAGAATTCCTGCTTGGAACAATTACGCCATCTCGGGAGGTTGGGAACGTGCAGACAGAGTGGGTCTTGCAAGAAGTGTTATgacat
It encodes:
- the LOC121300639 gene encoding septin-9-like isoform X1 — encoded protein: MSDLSVNDHLEGILSDFEALKRSFDIDNVDDVPTFSSTSTLNSSFSPSASSLILSKTNEGRGPTAHVQPTYQSRISISSSLAPSPVMKNKMVSSLSFNRGSMAIAKTNGNTGTSITRVSSFQTKFNPNGFSSSCGPGSDNDSLHSSTSSLEYQASSKLSSCASPPQSSCASPPQSPMGMSDFKPQRICSPALQKFSSHGNMFHSEVEPPLALPAEPMRVNHGSMPSLDLRITESRGAGNARSPSLGYRSSGPTWNAASLRQNSGPLRREPSFTSGTQSPKPKDPTKLNKFPLDLDNLVAKPQEAPKEAFPKPAPRSHLKLSSPTSSASPAVSTSSLDTVAAGIHSKTAKAGSMPPPGRFPVPSVSESPVPLSPPQTPQFRLVSQPQVVQLSPVAQPSTAQGKVTQKTQISEEPAQGPPPQKDSVGSILQRIASFSRADSTGGPKPRENKYHGNKQEREEPPGQREADQRMKKLEAEKSMAEPQSKPDPDPEPKTEATVTGQDLFGYVGIESVLDQMRRKAVKTGFEFNIMVVGQSGLGKSTLVNTLFKSKVSRKSCNPSVEEGISKTVNLQSISHVIEEKGVKMKLTVIDTPGFGDQINNLNCWEPIMKYINEQYEKYLKEEININRKRKIPDTRVHCCVYFVPPTGHCLRPLDLEFMKRLGKVVSVVPVIAKSDTLTLDERQRFKERIRQDLWTNGIKVYPQKEYDEDAEDRILNDKIREKIPFAVVGTDKEHQVNGKNVLGRKTNWGVIEVENVAHCEFANLRDLLIRSHLQDLKDVTHNIHYETYRVQRLNESNLNGLGLSTLPLASVNGTVVRKESESNL